GTAAATTCTACAGATAACCCCACATCAGCACCTACCCAGGTGCAGCCAGATCATTCCACTACAAGTAACTCTGAAACAAAAGTTACTTTTACAGCGGAAGAAATTCAGAAACTTCTACCGCATCGCTATCCCTTTGCACTTGTAGACAAAATTATCGACTACACGCCTGGTAAAAGAGCTGTTGGCATTAAAAACGTCACAATTAACGAACCCCATTTTCAAGGGCATTTTCCAGGACGTCCAATTATGCCAGGTGTTCTAATTGTAGAAGCAATGGCACAAGTTGGTGGCGTTGTCAT
Above is a genomic segment from Fischerella sp. JS2 containing:
- the fabZ gene encoding 3-hydroxyacyl-ACP dehydratase FabZ; this translates as MATVTEVNSTDNPTSAPTQVQPDHSTTSNSETKVTFTAEEIQKLLPHRYPFALVDKIIDYTPGKRAVGIKNVTINEPHFQGHFPGRPIMPGVLIVEAMAQVGGVVMTQVPQLEGGLFLFAGIDKVRFRRQVVPGDQLVMTVELLWIKQRRFGKMQARAEVDAQLVAEGELMFSLVS